In Synchiropus splendidus mitochondrion, complete genome, a single genomic region encodes these proteins:
- the COX2 gene encoding cytochrome c oxidase subunit II has translation MAHPSQLGFQDAASPVMEELLHFHDHALMIVFLISAFVLYIIVAMVMTKLTDKFILDSQEVEIIWTVLPAVILILIAMPSLRILYLMDEVNDPHLTIKAVGHQWYWSYEYTDYNELCFDSYMIPTQDLTPGQFRLLEVDHRVVLPVESPVRVLVSAEDVLHSWAVPSLGVKMDAVPGRLNQTALIAAHPGVFYGQCSEICGANHSFMPIVVEAVPLEHFENWSLLMLDL, from the coding sequence ATGGCCCATCCCTCACAATTAGGTTTTCAAGACGCAGCCTCCCCAGTAATAGAAGAATTACTGCATTTCCATGACCACGCCTTAATAATTGTTTTCCTAATTAGCGCTTTTGTACTTTACATTATCGTAGCTATAGTGATAACAAAGTTAACTGACAAATTTATCTTAGACTCTCAAGAAGTGGAAATTATCTGAACAGTTCTTCCAGCAGTTATTCTCATTCTTATTGCAATGCCCTCTCTACGAATTCTTTACCTTATAGACGAAGTTAACGACCCACACCTAACCATTAAGGCCGTAGGTCACCAATGATATTGAAGCTATGAGTATACTGACTACAATGAGCTTTGTTTTGACTCCTATATAATCCCAACACAAGATCTAACCCCCGGACAATTCCGACTATTAGAAGTAGACCACCGAGTAGTGCTTCCAGTCGAATCCCCAGTGCGTGTGTTAGTGTCTGCAGAAGATGTACTTCACTCATGAGCTGTCCCATCCTTGGGCGTAAAAATAGACGCCGTACCAGGACGCTTAAACCAAACAGCATTAATTGCAGCCCACCCAGGTGTATTTTACGGCCAATGCTCAGAAATTTGCGGAGCTAATCATAGCTTCATGCCTATTGTAGTAGAGGCCGTTCCACTTGAGCACTTTGAAAACTGATCTCTATTAATACTAGACTTATAA
- the ATP8 gene encoding ATP synthase F0 subunit 8: protein MPQLNPSPWFMILIFSWLVFLAFLPTKIMSHTYPNKLTPETKEASSNNPWTWPW from the coding sequence ATGCCTCAACTCAACCCCTCCCCTTGATTTATAATCTTAATCTTTTCATGATTAGTATTCTTAGCTTTCCTCCCAACAAAAATTATATCTCACACATACCCCAATAAACTCACCCCAGAGACTAAAGAAGCCTCATCTAATAACCCTTGAACCTGACCATGATAG
- the ATP6 gene encoding ATP synthase F0 subunit 6 (TAA stop codon is completed by the addition of 3' A residues to the mRNA), producing MMASFFDQFASPSFAGVPLIAIALTFPWILFPSASSKWLSNRVETLQNWFIGRFTNQLLLPLNQEAHKWALLYASLMIFLISLNMLGLLPYTFTPTTQLSLNMGLAVPFWLATVIIGLRNRPTHALGHLLPEGTPTPLIPMLIIIETISLFIRPIALGVRLTANLTAGHLLIQLIGTATFVLFPMMTTVSILTGLVLFLLTMLEVAVAMIQAYVFVLLLSLYLQENV from the coding sequence ATGATAGCTAGTTTCTTTGACCAGTTCGCCAGCCCTTCTTTTGCAGGAGTACCTTTAATTGCTATTGCATTAACATTCCCTTGAATCCTATTTCCCTCGGCTTCATCAAAATGATTAAGCAACCGAGTTGAAACACTACAAAACTGATTTATTGGTCGATTTACAAATCAACTCTTACTACCACTAAACCAAGAAGCACACAAATGAGCCCTTTTATATGCATCCTTAATAATTTTCCTTATTAGCCTCAATATGCTTGGTCTTCTACCCTATACTTTTACACCAACAACACAGCTTTCTTTAAATATAGGACTTGCCGTCCCATTTTGATTAGCCACAGTAATTATTGGCTTACGAAATCGCCCTACCCATGCACTAGGACATCTCTTGCCCGAAGGCACACCAACACCTTTAATTCCTATACTTATTATTATTGAAACTATTAGCCTCTTTATCCGACCTATCGCACTAGGGGTACGATTAACCGCTAATTTAACTGCCGGCCACCTTTTAATTCAACTCATTGGCACCGCAACATTTGTCCTATTTCCAATAATAACAACAGTATCCATCTTAACTGGACTAGTTTTATTTCTTTTAACCATGTTAGAAGTAGCAGTTGCTATAATCCAAGCTTATGTTTTTGTCCTACTACTTAGCCTGTACCTACAAGAAAACGTTTA